Genomic window (Corticium candelabrum chromosome 3, ooCorCand1.1, whole genome shotgun sequence):
AAGGAAAAGCAGAACTGAATCAAGTTACTTAAAAGACAAATAAGAATGGAAGGAAATTGGAAAGTTGAGGCAATTCAGGTTAATGATGAAAAGATTTTGTTTAAACAGGATTCTGCAGCTTTAGTACTTTTAaagatttttaattaaagcaataaTTATTTAGAGACAATTAGAAAAACCTCCTCTAACCACTCCCAACAATTCCCACGTTGTCTCTGTAATTTGTTATCGCGTTTTAGATGTATTTGTCCGTGTCTAGAGGTAGGGCGTGGTAGAAGTTTAGTCAAGTCTCGTTCTCATTGATTGTTATGGATCAAGAATAGTTACTTAACGTCTCTACGTTGCCATATACTTCATACTTAGACAATTGCGTTGGACCAAGATCTCGAGTCCGAATCTAGACGGTATCCCAAActagatacgggactctaTATTAAAACTTTCAAAAAATTTACAAGTTAGGTTTAAACAGCATTAAAATGTAAAATTGAAATGATCAACAGGGCCACAGACCCGCTTGTAACTCCGGAGTGTTAATTACGACTTCAATCCTTAACACATACATAGCCGgagcaaacacaaactagCTCATATTTTCTGATGCTGTTGCAATACGACTAAAGTAGAGTGAGTTCTTCGCTAATATCAATGTATTGAGTCAGCGTAAACGCTTTGGAAGTAGCAGTAGATGTCACCAACTAACACGCAATTTCATTTCTGTAAATTTGAGAGGAATACCGTCTTGCCAAGTAGACCAAACGATCCCACGGTTGTTAGTAGACGTTTCATTTTTCAAGTAGAGACCATTCAAGTTAGATTTATGACAACTATAGTACCACCAAGCTCCTTTCCAGTTTACAGCACAGTTGGGACTTGAAGTACCGTATACAACTGGAAACCACCTCGAAGTCATCACGTCATTGTCTCTGTCCTTGGTGGTAAATCCCATACCCTTGTGTTTAGCCAGTGCATTACCTGCATTTCCACTGTATGATGTGTACACCAGGCTGTAATTACTCGACTCATTGCTTATCTGGAATTCCGTGTATTGAGCATGTACTCGACGGACACTGAAATCCATTAGGTCTACGCGAAGAGTCTGTGCCTgctttgtcagtctgtatatTTTATCTAATCCCAACCAGAATTCTCCGTTCAAGTCTCCAAATCCGTTTTTGTAGTCAGACCATCCGCGGTAGAAGTCAACAGAACCGTCTTGGCGTCTCTGAAACACTGTCCAGCCACCACCGTCTGTCGACATATCGCAGTACACTTGAAACGAGTCCAATCCATCTTTAAGGTCCAAAGTGTACACTCCACTCAGCAGTTTGCCTAACTGTTTAGCCTCTTGACAACTTGTGTAACTTCTGTTTTCCTGGCTTGTGCTTTCTGTCTCATTCTCTGCCTTTTGTGACCGCAACTGATTGACCACTGCAGTCAGATTTGATAGTTTCTCTTCTATTTCCTCCAGACGCAAACAGCAGTTGCAGCTGCATTTGTTCTCTGGTGCTGGTCTTCCAGGTGGACCTGCTTTCCCACggtctcctttctctcctttcattCGCACTATTTTTCTCGACATCAAACCATTTGATGTACTATTTCCTCCAAGAGAAACTTGCACATTGATTTGTGCCACCGTCACGCTGTCTTCACTGCTGTCACCTTTTACTCCACGCGAAGCGACGTGTGTGACAAACATCGACAATGGCAGCAGGAAAATGATTAGTCGATTCGGTATCATTGTGATTATCACCCTCCAACTGTATGTCGGTTGTGCTGCTGGAGTCACTTTTATAGTCATCGCGTCTCTACCTATTCTCGTGCTACTCATCTATTGACCGTGTTCTCCGCTACTTGCCAATCATCTGTGAGCCCACGCAGACTGGGTACCCACTCAACAGAACGAAAAGCGGTAAGCGCGAATTTGCTTGCAAACAAGTTGCAAATTGACGTCATGAATTGCTCTTCCGCGTTCTCTATCTACCGGTAAGCAGACAAACCCGCAATTTAGACAAAATAGCAAACGTTTTGCTTCCTGTACCGTTTTCTGATTGCCATAACTTTGAGGTAGAATGACGTAATGATCGAGTTGTCGTTTCTTAAACGGGCTCCCATTACAACTGATTATGAACACTTGATAAGTAACTCTCTTGTTGCCCAAGCAAAGTACAGTATATTAAGCATATAGTTTCTCTCTGATCGGCGAAAGGTAGTCTGTTGAGACCGCATTTTGGAAAAGGGCGTGGTCACATCACGTGCTAAAGTGCCCGTCCTTCTCTAGTCTAGGCATTTCAGTCTAGACCAAACCGTTCTCAATCTAGTTAAGTTGGAGCAAGTCTTTCTCTTGTCTACTCtactaatatataaagctaaACACTCGTTACATGCAGTACTACCAAAGAGCTTCATGCGTTACGTATTCATGCATGGGCACGGTGCATGTATTTGCAAGAGTCCAATCGGCCGGGACAGGCACGGCGGATTCAGCCGGTTAACGTGCGTAACACTTCCCACTCCTCTAGTAAGGAACATTAAAACCTCTTTGCTAGAATATATCCTGTATACGCCACTGCAGTAGCTGTCGGCACTTAGTGATTGCTGCATGTCGCCATTCTCTCCACCTTTAAGTTAAGCGACGTGTGTGACAAACATTACCGGTCGTCGAGTCAACACAAGCACGTGATCGAGCACGTGAATATACGAGCGCAAGACAAGaagactgggtacgagtctaacGGTAAGCGCGGATCTTGCTGCATACAAGTTGCAAtttgacaaataattaataaattgccTACTCGTAATTTACCGATAAGTAGACAAACTAGCAGTTTGTACAAATCTAGCAAATCTTGTGCTTGCAATGCTGTGCCGTTTCCTGACTGCAATAACATTGAGTAAAATGGCGTAATGAGTTAATTAAGGTTGTCTGTGACTCCATGGCTAAAATTTTTTGCATCGTACTTTGTGCGTTAACTCTGCGTAGCTTGTTCTCATTGTATAGCTGCTACTTTTATTGTTCGACtcataaataattatacaTGGCTGTGTATAGTCAGTCAAATGGCTGTCATTGTATGGCCGTCAATATTGGAAGGACATAAAATATTCCAAGCCGGTATCGAATATAGGATTAGCACTTAATACACTTATTTATAAAGTTGAAATCTTCTGTTTCTTGTGTAAGGCAAGAGTGTGCCAGAGTAAAGATTCATGAGGACCATCATCGTGCATAGTAGGTCAACTGTTGTGTATTCAtatgtcttaattaaataatatgttttaaataatttgttagaCACATTCTAAAGATGATGATAATTTGGAAGTGACAGCAAAATTAGCTGATGTAAGTTTGAATCCATATTTGTACAGAGCAAATAATACATGTAAATTATGCAGCTGTCTGTGTAGAGATTGAAGTGTAGATGTATGTACTAGAGTGTATGGATGGGTGGATGGATAGAGATTATTGTCTGTTAGTTCTAATCTAGTGATTTGAATGGTTGTATTCTTAAGTTATGTGCTGTGATTCCTGCATTTTTAAGATTTCAAACTTTCATTGTTATAAGTCATGGTAACTATAGAAGACATAAGAGATCCCTAAATGAAAGTCTTTCAATGTTTGAAGATCTAATTTATGATTCATCTGTAGCAGTATATGTATAATTTATGTATGGGTGTGTCAAATGCGTGTGTGTAAACGTGCTATTCCAGCATTATCTAGTCAAAGGAAGTCAGCAACAGGGTATACCTAGATCATTGCATGTGTAGACCACTTGTAATAGAAACATAATCAACTCTTTGATATGATATATGTTTAAACCTATCTCAAGTTACAGTCTAAATGAAATGGTGATTTGTTGGGTACAGTGTGTTGTGTAGAAATTATGTTTAGCAAAACTGTCATGTATTTGCATTAATCTATTCTTTAATTCAAAGTTGATATGATCTAAAGCTGTATCCTACCTTGTGTCAGTTGCATCACATATTACTTGTGTGTTTTAGTTTGGCACGAGTGAGGTATCCAAAGACCTCATTCAAACATTGCACAAAGACATGGTGGGTGTCATAGAACGACTGGACAAGATCATCAGTCTTTGGATTCTGCAGAAGTAATAGTTTGCTTGGAGGATTTCTCAAATTAATCATAACTATTTGTTTTGTCTCTGAAGAGAGACAAACCCAAGCaagagaaagaagaaataGATGCTTGTGAGACTCCAGAAAGAGGTTAGGAACATTGTTGATTGTCTATTGAACCAAACTGCTCGTTGATTTTAACCCACCACGTATTTGTAGAATTGTTTATTGGTGATTCAAGCCTTAACGTGATGGCCAACAAGTTGGCTGTTACCAGGTCCACCATGAAGGCTGGTTGGAGGTCTCTGTTAGCCCTCAATCATGTGGATATCTTGTTTGATCAGGATTGCTTAAGCCGTTCGACTGCGTGTGGGTCTATAGACTCCTTAAAGAGGCACTAGACCctaggaagatcaaagccataAGAAGTAATATGATTGCATCAGGCTGTGATACTGATTTGTTTCAATaattgttttgtgcattgcagGCCATTGTTTTCAAAAGTTCCCAATACACGAGGGAGGGACAGAAAAGGAGGCATGGCAGAACATGACACAGGCCATCACAGACAAGTGTTTGCTAGTTGCCAAAAGCTGTAAAGCAAATtagaattatttatttttgagTTAGACTATAACAGGGTCGATTAATTTCAAGATGATAGCATTTGCAGATCTTGATTATGGAGTTATTGTAACTTTGAATATAGCATCAAGGCTTTTTCTATGGCAGTTCTGGGTGAGCAACATGCGAGCGTATGGAAGTCGAAATGGCGGCGAATCGAAAGCGTGCACGAAGCGAGAACGAAGCGTATTAGCTGCGTTTTCGTCGCGAGTCCAACGCGAACACTCGCTGTCATTCCACGCGCAGCCCCGGCTAAACCCGAGACGCATTCGCTGTGAAGTCATAGTCAAATTCAGAAGTAACGATGCTTCGAATCGCTTCGACTACGAGTCGTGTTCGCGACGGCTATCGTCTAACTTTCGTCGCGAATACAAAGCGAAACTTTGTCACGGATTGTATATACACAGATTAAATGAGTTCGAGCAAATCTTACTTTTGTCGACTCTACTAATTTTAAGCCACAcattcttttaattaattgtactgCTAGTATTAGAGCCGTCTGTGCACGGGCATATGGTGAATTTGCAATAAATCCAATCGGCCGGAAACGGGTAGGATAGATGCAAGTGGGAAATCTTCAATCTCTGAACAtttagaaagaaaacattgttTTGACTGACTTGACCAAGTGATTGCACGTAAGACTGCTAAATTAACCAAAATACAGCAACGTCTATTTTTTTAGAAACGGTATGGTTTTATACCTTTCTCTAGTTGGTGCATTAGTTAATTACATCACGAAATAACGCTAATCTTAAAACTTTAGTtgcatttatttcttattgtTGTGGCAGTCCAGCGTGACGTCAAGAGCACATGACATTGGTTATATATATACTCGCTTTATATAAATAGAATGCGTTGAGCAGTTGCGGTTGTATACATATAAAAGGTACAATAAAAAGCAAAGTCGTCAAACGGGaacaaaaatttttaaatttgaattttattttagCTCTAGCATAGCGTTCTTCTTACGGTAAAGCACTACTGCATTTTGCTGTTACTTTTTGCTGTTACAACGTATTACATTGCTTTGTATCAGAATCGTCGTGTTGAGTCAAGGCAAATTAAAAACACTACGAACCGTCGTTCACGAATGAAAACGCAGCTTCATTTCTGTAAATTTTAAAGGAATACCAGGTTGCCAATTAGACCAAACGATTCCCTCGTAGTTTTTAGAACTTGTATTTTTTAAGTAGAGACCATTCAAATTGGAATTGTGACAGTGACGGTACCACCAAGCTCCTTTGAAGTCAATAGCGCAATTGGCACTTGTCCAGGAATTGTGGCCCAGATTTATCATGTCGTTGTCTTTGTCCTTCGTCGTAAAGGCCATCCCTTTTTGCCAAGCCAATGCATCGGTTGCGTTTCCACTGTATGATGTGTAGGTCAGAGCGTAATTACTCGACTCATCACTTATCTGAAATCCTGTGTAGTTGGCATATACTCGACTACAACTGAAATCCATTAGATCGACTCGAAGAGTCTGTGCCTGATTTGTCAATCTGTGTATTTTGTCTAATCCCAACCAGAATTCTCCATTCAAGTCTCCAAATCCGATTTTGTAGTCAGACCATCCGCGGTAGAAGTCGACAGAACCGTCCTGGCGTCTCTGAAACACTGTCCAGCCACCACCGTCTGTCGACATGTCACAGTACACTTGAAACAAGTCCAATCCATCTCCAAGGTCCAAAGTGTACACGCCACTCGGCAGTTTGCCTAACTGTTTAGCCTCTTGACAACTTGTGTACCTTCTTTCATTGTTGGTGTTGCATTTCTTGGTTGTGCTTTCTGTTTCATTCTCTGCCTTTTGTGACTGTAACTGATTGACCACTGCAGTCAGATTCAATAGTTTCTTTTCTATCTCCTCCAGACGCGAACAGCAGTTGCAGTTGCAGTTGCATTTGTTTTCTGGCGCTGGTCTTCCAGGCGGACCTGCTTTCCCACGGTATCTTTTCCACCCTTTCATTTCCACCATTGTTCTCAACGTCAAATCATTTGCTGTATCATTCCCTCCAACAGAGTCGTGCATATTGATTTGTGCAACAGTCGCGCTGTCTTCACCTTTCACTCCACGCGAAGCGACGTGTGTGACAAACATCAAAAATAGCAGCAAAAACTCGAGTAGTCGATTCGAAATCATTGTGATCATCACCATCCAACTGTATGTCGGCAGTGCTGCAGGGGAATCACTTTTATAGTCATCGCGTTTCGACCTTTTCCTGTGCCATCTATCTCTTCACTGCGTATTCTCCGTTTCGTACCAATCATAACATTGTGTAAGCCCATATACGCAGACGCCCATGCACTCGATCAACAGAACGAAAAGCGGTAATCGCGGATGTGCTCGCAAACAAGTTGCAAATTGACGTCATGAATTGCTTGCCCACGTACTCTAGTCTACCGGTAAGCAGACAAACGGAGTAATTAGACAAACTTAGTAGAACTGTCTTTCCTGTACCGTTTTCTGAAGCCCTAGCGTTGCGGTAGAATGACGTATTgagttgcatgcatgttgtaCCGTCCAAACCGTCTCACTAGTCTCATTGGATGAATGACCAGTTTACCAAACGAAGTCCATGCAGTCTAGACGTATCAGTAAGCATCTAATTCAAAGTCGTTTAGATTGAGTTGACCTCCGAGAGTAAGTATTCAGCTCGGTGGTAATTGAAACTGGTACTAG
Coding sequences:
- the LOC134176869 gene encoding ficolin-2-like, translated to MSSTRIGRDAMTIKVTPAAQPTYSWRVIITMIPNRLIIFLLPLSMFVTHVASRGVKGDSSEDSVTVAQINVQVSLGGNSTSNGLMSRKIVRMKGEKGDRGKAGPPGRPAPENKCSCNCCLRLEEIEEKLSNLTAVVNQLRSQKAENETESTSQENRSYTSCQEAKQLGKLLSGVYTLDLKDGLDSFQVYCDMSTDGGGWTVFQRRQDGSVDFYRGWSDYKNGFGDLNGEFWLGLDKIYRLTKQAQTLRVDLMDFSVRRVHAQYTEFQISNESSNYSLVYTSYSGNAGNALAKHKGMGFTTKDRDNDVMTSRWFPVVYGTSSPNCAVNWKGAWWYYSCHKSNLNGLYLKNETSTNNRGIVWSTWQDGIPLKFTEMKLRVSW
- the LOC134176925 gene encoding fibrinogen-like protein A; its protein translation is MISNRLLEFLLLFLMFVTHVASRGVKGEDSATVAQINMHDSVGGNDTANDLTLRTMVEMKGWKRYRGKAGPPGRPAPENKCNCNCNCCSRLEEIEKKLLNLTAVVNQLQSQKAENETESTTKKCNTNNERRYTSCQEAKQLGKLPSGVYTLDLGDGLDLFQVYCDMSTDGGGWTVFQRRQDGSVDFYRGWSDYKIGFGDLNGEFWLGLDKIHRLTNQAQTLRVDLMDFSCSRVYANYTGFQISDESSNYALTYTSYSGNATDALAWQKGMAFTTKDKDNDMINLGHNSWTSANCAIDFKGAWWYRHCHNSNLNGLYLKNTSSKNYEGIVWSNWQPGIPLKFTEMKLRFHS